A genomic segment from Gossypium hirsutum isolate 1008001.06 chromosome D04, Gossypium_hirsutum_v2.1, whole genome shotgun sequence encodes:
- the LOC107928052 gene encoding polyvinylalcohol dehydrogenase, translated as MPSTDECVEPENHSDSIIALDLDTGKIKWFNQLGGYDVWFFACNNVSNPKCPPGPNLGADFAAAPMMLTTYVDGIKRDLAVAVQKSGYAWALDRDNGKLIWSTEAGPGGLTGGGTWGAATDEKRVYTNIANSDRKNFTLQPSTKVTTAGGWVAMDSKSDRVLWSTADPSNGTANGPVTVANGVVIGGSTFRQGPIYAMNAMTGEILWSYKTGATIYGGASVSNGCIYLGHGYKVSVGLSDPGFTAGNSLFAFCVA; from the exons ATGCCTTCTACTGATGAATGTGTGGAGCCTGAAAATCACTCAGATTCGATTATAGCTCTTGACTTGGATACTGGAAAGATCAAGTGGTTCAATCAATTAGGGGGTTATGATGTTTGGTTTTTTGCATGCAACAATGTGTCCAACCCCAAGTGTCCTCCTGGTCCCAACCTCGGTGCTGATTTTGCGGCAGCACCTATGATGCTAACCACATATGTCGATGGAATTAAGCGAGATCTTGCTGTCGCTGTTCAGAAAAGTGGATATGCTTGGGCTTTGGACCGTGACAATGGCAAACTTATATGGTCCACT GAAGCTGGACCTGGTGGCCTCACTGGTGGAGGAACATGGGGAGCCGCCACAGATGAAAAGAGGGTCTACACCAACATCGCTAACTCCGATCGCAAGAACTTCACCTTACAGCCATCTACAAAGGTCACGACAGCCGGTGGGTGGGTGGCGATGGATTCTAAAAGTGATCGCGTCCTTTGGTCAACAGCTGATCCTAGCAATGGTACAGCCAATGGCCCTGTGACCGTGGCTAACGGAGTCGTAATTGGTGGTTCAACATTTAGACAAGGACCAATTTATGCCATGAACGCTATGACTGGAGAAATCTTGTGGTCTTATAAAACAGGGGCCACCATATATGGTGGCGCGTCAGTTAGCAATGGATGCATTTATTTAGGCCATGGATACAAAGTTAGCGTTGGACTTTCCGATCCAGGTTTCACTGCTGGGAACTCACTCTTCGCCTTTTGTGTCGCTTGA
- the LOC107958790 gene encoding polyvinylalcohol dehydrogenase isoform X1, which translates to MELVLSLCILSLSASTTGASNDWLNHGGNMLNRRFADKETMISPKTASRLRLKWKFNAGQDISATPAIFDGTVYFPSWDGYIYAVKASNGGLVWKKKLQQLTGLNSTRAVSNIDPNITVSRTTPVIAHDLLIFGMSGPAYVVAVKQSNGELVWLTQLDKHPKAIITMSGTYYNGHFYVGTSSSEVTVSIEQCCIFRGSFVKLNAQTGKILWRTYMLPDNFGQRGEYAGAAIWGSSPSIDIRRNHVYIGTGNLYSAPKNVRDCQERQNNRTDMPSTDECVEAENHSVSILALDLDTGKVKWFNQLGGYDVWFFACNNVPNPKCPPGPNLDADFGAAPMMLTTYVNGVKRDLVVAVQKSGIAWALDRDNGNLIWSTEAGPGGLAGGGTWGAATDENRVYTNIANSGRKNFTLQPSTKVTTAGGWVAMDSKNGRILWSTADPSNGTASGPVTVANGVLIGGSTFRQGPIYAMNAKSGEILWSYETGATIYGGASVSNGCIYIGHGYKVTLGLSNPEYTAGNSLFAFCVA; encoded by the exons ATGGAACTAGTTCTCTCCTTGTGCATTCTATCTCTATCGGCCTCTACTACTGGTGCTTCAAAT GATTGGCTAAACCATGGTGGCAATATGCTAAACAGGAGATTTGCAGACAAGGAAACCATGATAAGCCCTAAAACAGCTTCAAGACTACGATTGAAGTGGAAATTTAATGCAGGTCAAGATATTTCTGCAACACCTGCAATATTTGATGGAACCGTGTATTTCCCAAGCTGGGATGGATACATTTATGCTGTCAAAGCATCTAACGGAGGTCTTGTTTGGAAGAAAAAATTGCAACAGCTCACTGGCCTTAATTCAACAAGGGCTGTATCCAATATAGACCCGAATATAACAGTGTCAAGAACAACTCCGGTGATTGCACATGATTTGCTCATCTTTGGAATGAGTGGACCAGCTTATGTTGTTGCAGTTAAACAATCCAATGGGGAACTTGTCTGGTTAACCCAGCTCGATAAACACCCCAAAGCTATTATCACCATGTCAGGAACTTATTACAATGG GCATTTCTATGTTGGCACATCTTCAAGCGAGGTGACTGTCAGCATTGAACAATGTTGTATCTTCCGAGGAAGCTTTGTCAAACTAAATGCCCAAACTGGAAAAATCTTGTGGCGAACTTATATGTTGCCAGACAATTTCGGCCAGCGTGGGGAGTACGCTGGAGCAGCTATATGGGGAAGTAGCCCGTCAATCGATATCCGCCGAAACCATGTATATATTGGCACAGGGAACCTCTACTCTGCACCTAAAAATGTAAGAGACTGTCAGGAAAGACAAAACAATCGAACAGATATGCCTTCTACTGATGAATGTGTGGAGGCTGAAAACCACTCAGTTTCGATTCTAGCTCTTGATTTGGACACTGGAAAGGTCAAGTGGTTCAATCAGTTAGGGGGCTATGACGTTTGGTTTTTTGCATGCAACAATGTGCCCAACCCAAAGTGTCCTCCTGGTCCCAACCTCGATGCTGATTTTGGAGCAGCCCCAATGATGCTAACAACATATGTCAATGGAGTTAAGAGAGATCTTGTTGTTGCTGTTCAGAAAAGTGGAATTGCTTGGGCTTTGGACCGTGACAATGGCAACCTTATATGGTCTACT GAAGCTGGACCTGGTGGCCTGGCAGGAGGAGGAACATGGGGAGCTGCCACTGATGAAAATAGGGTCTACACCAACATTGCAAACTCTGGGCGCAAGAATTTCACCTTGCAGCCATCCACAAAGGTCACCACTGCTGGCGGATGGGTGGCTATGGATTCTAAAAATGGCCGCATCCTTTGGTCAACAGCCGACCCTAGTAATGGTACAGCCAGTGGCCCTGTGACTGTGGCTAACGGAGTCTTAATTGGTGGCTCGACATTTAGACAAGGACCAATATATGCCATGAATGCCAAAAGTGGAGAAATCTTGTGGTCTTATGAAACAGGGGCCACCATATATGGTGGCGCATCAGTTAGCAATGGATGCATCTACATAGGCCATGGATACAAGGTTACTCTTGGACTCTCCAATCCAGAATACACTGCTGGGAACTCACTCTTTGCCTTTTGTGTTGCTTGA
- the LOC107958790 gene encoding polyvinylalcohol dehydrogenase isoform X2, protein MRFADKETMISPKTASRLRLKWKFNAGQDISATPAIFDGTVYFPSWDGYIYAVKASNGGLVWKKKLQQLTGLNSTRAVSNIDPNITVSRTTPVIAHDLLIFGMSGPAYVVAVKQSNGELVWLTQLDKHPKAIITMSGTYYNGHFYVGTSSSEVTVSIEQCCIFRGSFVKLNAQTGKILWRTYMLPDNFGQRGEYAGAAIWGSSPSIDIRRNHVYIGTGNLYSAPKNVRDCQERQNNRTDMPSTDECVEAENHSVSILALDLDTGKVKWFNQLGGYDVWFFACNNVPNPKCPPGPNLDADFGAAPMMLTTYVNGVKRDLVVAVQKSGIAWALDRDNGNLIWSTEAGPGGLAGGGTWGAATDENRVYTNIANSGRKNFTLQPSTKVTTAGGWVAMDSKNGRILWSTADPSNGTASGPVTVANGVLIGGSTFRQGPIYAMNAKSGEILWSYETGATIYGGASVSNGCIYIGHGYKVTLGLSNPEYTAGNSLFAFCVA, encoded by the exons AT GAGATTTGCAGACAAGGAAACCATGATAAGCCCTAAAACAGCTTCAAGACTACGATTGAAGTGGAAATTTAATGCAGGTCAAGATATTTCTGCAACACCTGCAATATTTGATGGAACCGTGTATTTCCCAAGCTGGGATGGATACATTTATGCTGTCAAAGCATCTAACGGAGGTCTTGTTTGGAAGAAAAAATTGCAACAGCTCACTGGCCTTAATTCAACAAGGGCTGTATCCAATATAGACCCGAATATAACAGTGTCAAGAACAACTCCGGTGATTGCACATGATTTGCTCATCTTTGGAATGAGTGGACCAGCTTATGTTGTTGCAGTTAAACAATCCAATGGGGAACTTGTCTGGTTAACCCAGCTCGATAAACACCCCAAAGCTATTATCACCATGTCAGGAACTTATTACAATGG GCATTTCTATGTTGGCACATCTTCAAGCGAGGTGACTGTCAGCATTGAACAATGTTGTATCTTCCGAGGAAGCTTTGTCAAACTAAATGCCCAAACTGGAAAAATCTTGTGGCGAACTTATATGTTGCCAGACAATTTCGGCCAGCGTGGGGAGTACGCTGGAGCAGCTATATGGGGAAGTAGCCCGTCAATCGATATCCGCCGAAACCATGTATATATTGGCACAGGGAACCTCTACTCTGCACCTAAAAATGTAAGAGACTGTCAGGAAAGACAAAACAATCGAACAGATATGCCTTCTACTGATGAATGTGTGGAGGCTGAAAACCACTCAGTTTCGATTCTAGCTCTTGATTTGGACACTGGAAAGGTCAAGTGGTTCAATCAGTTAGGGGGCTATGACGTTTGGTTTTTTGCATGCAACAATGTGCCCAACCCAAAGTGTCCTCCTGGTCCCAACCTCGATGCTGATTTTGGAGCAGCCCCAATGATGCTAACAACATATGTCAATGGAGTTAAGAGAGATCTTGTTGTTGCTGTTCAGAAAAGTGGAATTGCTTGGGCTTTGGACCGTGACAATGGCAACCTTATATGGTCTACT GAAGCTGGACCTGGTGGCCTGGCAGGAGGAGGAACATGGGGAGCTGCCACTGATGAAAATAGGGTCTACACCAACATTGCAAACTCTGGGCGCAAGAATTTCACCTTGCAGCCATCCACAAAGGTCACCACTGCTGGCGGATGGGTGGCTATGGATTCTAAAAATGGCCGCATCCTTTGGTCAACAGCCGACCCTAGTAATGGTACAGCCAGTGGCCCTGTGACTGTGGCTAACGGAGTCTTAATTGGTGGCTCGACATTTAGACAAGGACCAATATATGCCATGAATGCCAAAAGTGGAGAAATCTTGTGGTCTTATGAAACAGGGGCCACCATATATGGTGGCGCATCAGTTAGCAATGGATGCATCTACATAGGCCATGGATACAAGGTTACTCTTGGACTCTCCAATCCAGAATACACTGCTGGGAACTCACTCTTTGCCTTTTGTGTTGCTTGA